From a region of the Actinopolymorpha singaporensis genome:
- a CDS encoding glycosyltransferase, giving the protein MRVLFTFVGGPGHFRPLVPIARSVVAEGHTVAVAGSGSMVRAMETSGFAAFATEPAREHVRPRLPLLEPDNERAEMELREIFARSEAPARAKAILELGREWKPDVLVCDEVDFGGMVAAERLGIPHASVVVLAAGSLLRKETVAAPLSELRDAHGLPSDPELTMLDRHLVLSPVPPSFRHPDFPLPATAHSIRPVDAPPPVATRPNGRLVYFTLGTEFNTESGDLFSRVLAGLGPLPLTTVATVGEHIDPAELGPQPPNVRLRQYVPQGEILPSCDLVVSHGGSGTVIGALAHGVPSLVIPMGADQPHNAARCAALGAGEVLAPTSTTPEMVRRTASAMLSDPRYRNAAEAVRREIANLPGPESAVPLLERLATGQRTDVVHVEDETAGRDADIGARVQPGAGDLRCHGVGSDRSTLEQRGRRAECRVPHVPEDDHQQQ; this is encoded by the coding sequence GTGCGCGTGCTGTTCACGTTCGTCGGCGGTCCCGGCCACTTCCGGCCGCTGGTACCGATCGCGCGGTCGGTCGTCGCCGAGGGCCACACCGTCGCCGTCGCGGGCAGTGGCTCGATGGTGCGGGCAATGGAAACCAGCGGCTTCGCCGCGTTCGCCACCGAGCCTGCCCGTGAACACGTACGACCGCGGCTGCCGTTGCTCGAGCCAGACAACGAACGTGCCGAGATGGAGTTGCGGGAGATCTTCGCCAGGTCCGAAGCGCCCGCGCGTGCCAAGGCGATTCTCGAGCTGGGCCGAGAATGGAAGCCGGACGTCCTCGTGTGCGACGAGGTTGACTTCGGGGGCATGGTCGCGGCGGAGCGGCTGGGCATCCCCCACGCCAGCGTGGTCGTCCTTGCCGCAGGATCGCTCCTGCGCAAGGAGACCGTCGCTGCACCGCTGTCGGAGTTGCGGGATGCGCACGGGTTGCCATCGGACCCGGAACTCACGATGCTCGACAGGCACCTCGTACTGTCACCAGTCCCGCCGAGCTTCCGCCATCCCGACTTCCCGCTACCGGCGACCGCTCATTCCATCCGCCCTGTGGACGCGCCGCCTCCAGTGGCCACCCGACCGAACGGTCGACTCGTCTACTTCACGCTCGGCACGGAGTTCAACACCGAGTCGGGCGACCTCTTCTCCCGCGTGCTCGCCGGACTCGGACCGCTGCCCCTCACCACCGTGGCCACGGTGGGCGAACACATCGACCCGGCCGAGTTGGGCCCGCAACCGCCCAATGTGCGGCTACGCCAGTACGTCCCCCAGGGCGAGATCCTGCCGAGCTGCGACCTGGTCGTCTCGCACGGCGGCTCGGGCACCGTCATCGGCGCACTCGCCCACGGGGTACCCTCGCTGGTGATTCCGATGGGGGCCGACCAACCGCACAACGCGGCCAGGTGCGCGGCCCTCGGGGCCGGAGAGGTGCTCGCCCCGACGTCGACCACGCCTGAGATGGTGCGGCGTACGGCATCCGCGATGCTGTCCGATCCGCGCTACCGCAACGCGGCCGAAGCCGTACGACGCGAGATCGCCAACCTTCCCGGACCCGAGTCCGCGGTACCACTGCTCGAGCGGTTGGCCACAGGCCAACGTACGGATGTCGTACACGTTGAGGACGAGACCGCCGGCCGCGACGCCGACATTGGCGCTCGCGTTCAGCCAGGCGCCGGAGATCTCCGGTGCCATGGCGTCGGATCGGATCGCAGCACTCTGGAACAGCGAGGGCGCCGGGCCGAATGCCGCGTTCCACACGTCCCCGAAGACGACCACCAGCAGCAGTGA
- a CDS encoding class I SAM-dependent methyltransferase gives MSSPDDLAGSQRQHWQDTYRAHPGLYGDTPSEPAIHAARVFADAGATDLIELGAGHGRDALFLAREGYTVHATDFSVAALDQLARAAEEQGVANRVTTELHDVREPLRQPDRSADGVFAHMLLCMALSSAQIHALVDEIRRVLRPGGAFVYTVRHTGDAHYGTGRDHGDNIFEHGGFAVHFFDRNLVDQLAEGWTLQEVHAFEEGDLPRRLWRITQTKPADA, from the coding sequence GTGAGCAGCCCGGACGACCTGGCGGGAAGCCAGCGCCAACACTGGCAGGACACCTATCGCGCTCATCCCGGCCTGTACGGCGACACCCCGTCCGAGCCCGCGATCCACGCTGCCCGAGTCTTCGCCGACGCCGGCGCCACCGACCTGATCGAGCTCGGTGCCGGACACGGCCGCGACGCTCTCTTCCTCGCCCGCGAGGGCTACACCGTGCACGCCACCGACTTCAGTGTCGCTGCGCTCGACCAGCTCGCCCGAGCCGCGGAGGAGCAGGGAGTCGCCAACCGAGTCACGACCGAGCTGCACGACGTACGTGAACCGCTCCGACAGCCTGATCGCAGTGCCGACGGCGTGTTCGCCCACATGCTGTTGTGCATGGCGCTGTCCTCTGCACAGATCCACGCCTTGGTCGACGAGATCCGCCGAGTTCTACGTCCAGGCGGTGCCTTCGTCTACACCGTCCGACACACAGGCGACGCTCACTACGGCACCGGACGAGACCACGGCGACAACATTTTCGAACACGGCGGTTTCGCCGTCCACTTCTTCGACCGCAACCTGGTCGACCAACTCGCCGAAGGCTGGACCCTGCAGGAAGTCCACGCGTTCGAGGAGGGCGACCTTCCACGCCGCCTCTGGCGCATCACCCAGACCAAGCCGGCCGACGCCTGA
- a CDS encoding Stf0 family sulfotransferase: MTDPGIDSYLICATPRTGSTLLCGLLKSSGIAGRPASYFNRRGLHDYADGWRIARPRDGRIDEAYVRAALAAGRTSNGVFGGRIMAETLPELIGDLAAANSGSAATDVELLSAQFGRLKFVHLRRRDVVAQAVSWAKALQTHYWHPDETVEPGGRPPHYDEELIGRLVTAIEKFEADWTLWFASNDIVPHEVVYEELAADPLSTAHKVLDHLGLHLPPDRQLVIGHRRQADQVNAEWAARFRGR, from the coding sequence GTGACCGACCCAGGCATCGATTCGTACCTGATCTGCGCGACGCCCCGCACTGGAAGCACCCTGCTGTGCGGACTGCTGAAGTCGTCCGGAATCGCCGGCCGCCCCGCCTCCTACTTCAACCGTAGGGGCCTGCACGACTACGCCGATGGCTGGCGGATAGCTCGCCCTCGTGACGGACGGATCGACGAAGCGTACGTTCGAGCGGCGCTGGCCGCCGGAAGGACATCCAATGGTGTCTTCGGCGGAAGGATCATGGCTGAGACGTTGCCGGAACTGATCGGTGACCTTGCCGCCGCCAACTCTGGATCAGCGGCGACCGACGTGGAGCTGTTGAGCGCCCAGTTCGGTCGGCTCAAGTTCGTTCACCTGCGACGACGTGATGTCGTGGCCCAGGCGGTGTCGTGGGCGAAGGCTCTGCAAACCCACTATTGGCATCCGGACGAGACCGTCGAACCCGGAGGCCGACCTCCTCACTATGACGAGGAACTGATCGGACGGCTGGTCACCGCAATCGAGAAGTTCGAGGCCGACTGGACCCTCTGGTTCGCCTCGAACGACATCGTGCCCCATGAGGTTGTCTATGAGGAGTTGGCGGCCGACCCGCTAAGCACTGCACATAAGGTGCTCGACCATCTCGGGCTCCACCTTCCGCCGGACCGGCAACTGGTGATCGGACACCGTCGGCAGGCCGATCAGGTCAATGCCGAGTGGGCTGCGAGATTCAGGGGTCGCTGA
- a CDS encoding adenylate kinase, giving the protein MTGQAGSGKSTFSHALAAKSGLPLIHLDLQFWKPGWVEPSEAEWREKQRRILAGDAWIADGNYKETLDLRLERADTVVVLATPWWRCAGRAFLRGFRMPGQLPEGCEYSAWQRLRDEWRLIPAIWRDRRANEDELAIIAQHGRHVSRHVFKSKRAIREFLDGFDAGHRPAGPPSCGCR; this is encoded by the coding sequence GTGACAGGACAGGCCGGGTCCGGGAAATCCACGTTCTCACACGCCCTTGCGGCCAAGTCCGGCTTGCCCCTCATACATCTCGACCTGCAGTTCTGGAAGCCCGGCTGGGTCGAACCGTCGGAGGCCGAGTGGCGCGAGAAGCAACGTCGCATCCTTGCGGGCGACGCGTGGATCGCCGATGGCAACTACAAGGAGACGCTCGATCTCCGTCTCGAACGCGCCGACACCGTGGTAGTCCTCGCCACGCCGTGGTGGCGGTGCGCGGGACGAGCGTTCCTGCGCGGCTTCCGAATGCCGGGCCAGCTACCAGAAGGATGTGAATACTCGGCCTGGCAACGGTTGCGCGATGAATGGCGCCTGATCCCGGCCATCTGGCGGGACCGGCGCGCGAACGAAGACGAGCTCGCGATCATTGCCCAGCACGGGCGACACGTGTCTCGGCACGTGTTCAAGTCCAAACGGGCGATCAGGGAGTTCCTCGACGGATTCGACGCCGGCCACCGCCCAGCGGGACCGCCATCGTGCGGCTGCCGATGA
- a CDS encoding GNAT family N-acetyltransferase yields the protein MSGVSSANLVALNGDFARVLARWVRSRMDATLFAGASFPWPVSADAFLAMTQEPGRDVRVLLDTEDQPVATGSILITSQECARIGRVLVDPARRGEGFGRSIMQALIEEVSARPHVRLIRLGVYQRNAAARALYESLGFKATQKPGRTAVVDGEKWPSVEMQRAVRADQGTRSSADPRPSLGRP from the coding sequence ATGTCGGGCGTGTCTTCGGCGAACCTCGTCGCGCTCAATGGTGACTTCGCACGCGTGCTCGCGCGCTGGGTGCGATCGCGCATGGATGCGACCCTGTTCGCGGGTGCGAGCTTTCCGTGGCCAGTGAGCGCTGACGCTTTTCTCGCGATGACGCAGGAGCCAGGGCGCGACGTGCGTGTGCTTCTAGACACCGAAGATCAGCCGGTGGCGACCGGATCGATCCTCATCACCTCGCAAGAGTGCGCACGTATCGGCAGAGTACTAGTAGATCCAGCCCGCCGGGGCGAAGGCTTCGGACGATCGATCATGCAGGCCCTCATTGAAGAGGTGTCGGCGCGGCCTCACGTGCGCTTGATCCGCCTCGGCGTTTACCAGCGCAACGCGGCCGCACGCGCCCTGTACGAGAGCCTGGGCTTCAAGGCAACACAGAAGCCCGGCCGCACTGCCGTTGTTGACGGAGAGAAGTGGCCGTCCGTCGAGATGCAGCGGGCAGTCCGAGCTGACCAGGGCACGCGGTCATCAGCAGATCCACGCCCGAGCCTAGGCCGCCCGTGA
- a CDS encoding SAM-dependent methyltransferase produces MDDPALRSFTISESTHRINNPLTSEKLATLGRALDLRPGSRILDLACGSGEMLCTWAHDHAITGIGMDISTFFIGKASARADELGVSAKTEFVHGDASGYVADTAVDIAACIGASWVGNGVAGTVDPLRRSTIPGGMMLIGEPFWRQDPPDQASVEGCYVTSKDVFLPLPELLEHVGELDCDVVEMVLADQDGWDRYAAAQWLNIRRWLDANPNDELAGEMRSSLATSPARHARYVREYLGFGIFAVMNR; encoded by the coding sequence ATGGACGACCCCGCACTTCGTAGCTTCACCATCAGTGAAAGCACTCACCGCATCAACAACCCGCTAACCAGCGAGAAGTTGGCAACGCTGGGCCGCGCACTCGATCTGCGACCCGGCTCGCGCATACTCGACCTCGCCTGCGGCTCAGGCGAAATGCTGTGCACCTGGGCCCACGACCATGCCATCACCGGGATCGGGATGGACATCAGCACATTCTTCATCGGCAAAGCCAGCGCACGCGCAGATGAGCTGGGCGTTTCGGCCAAGACCGAGTTCGTGCATGGCGACGCCTCCGGATACGTCGCCGACACGGCTGTCGATATCGCGGCATGCATCGGCGCGAGCTGGGTCGGCAACGGCGTCGCGGGCACTGTCGACCCACTTCGGCGCAGCACCATACCCGGCGGCATGATGCTGATCGGCGAACCGTTCTGGCGCCAGGACCCTCCAGACCAGGCCAGCGTCGAGGGCTGTTACGTCACGAGCAAGGACGTGTTCCTTCCGCTGCCGGAGTTGCTCGAGCACGTCGGCGAACTGGATTGTGATGTCGTGGAGATGGTCCTTGCCGACCAGGACGGTTGGGATCGCTACGCAGCAGCTCAGTGGCTCAACATTCGCCGCTGGCTGGACGCGAACCCCAACGACGAGCTGGCCGGCGAGATGCGGTCATCGCTCGCCACTTCGCCTGCCCGCCACGCCAGGTACGTGCGGGAGTACCTCGGATTCGGCATCTTCGCCGTGATGAACCGCTAG
- a CDS encoding phosphotransferase family protein yields MQITLVWCETWYVCDQSTPVVDEPATDPALLRILAAAGLPATGRFIRKAGWVSRAWIGDEYVVRLNTDERHRDAYRHEAAVVDLLAGSEVPHARHIAHGDGPDGPWYISERLPGQTLYEAWPTADSHTRQAIIESLGAALRALHRVPVPAGLLPPWLAAALAGKSWAAFHPPVVGAALEQVEAARRLPGHDSRLVADVADWVQERLVLFAADEPVLVHGDLHGSNVIVDRGRVTGLIDFAEALAQPADVELDTILRWCARAREFPPTPDEQGLDETILTEVPGWLHGAYPELFEREHLRERLNFYDMYGELVLYARHPQPDEREAAQDRITRLLSGHNHLEGLIW; encoded by the coding sequence GTGCAGATCACCCTGGTGTGGTGTGAGACTTGGTACGTGTGTGACCAATCAACACCGGTCGTCGACGAGCCGGCTACCGATCCGGCGTTGCTGAGGATCTTGGCGGCCGCTGGTCTGCCGGCAACCGGGCGCTTTATTCGAAAGGCTGGCTGGGTTAGCCGCGCGTGGATCGGCGACGAATACGTCGTACGACTGAATACCGACGAACGGCACCGCGACGCGTATCGCCACGAGGCTGCAGTCGTCGACCTGCTCGCCGGCAGCGAGGTCCCACACGCCCGGCACATCGCCCACGGCGACGGCCCGGACGGGCCGTGGTACATCTCCGAACGCCTGCCCGGCCAAACCCTGTACGAGGCATGGCCGACGGCGGACTCGCACACGCGCCAAGCAATCATCGAGAGCCTTGGTGCTGCGTTGCGCGCCCTCCACCGGGTTCCTGTCCCGGCAGGCTTGCTGCCGCCCTGGCTGGCCGCCGCGCTCGCCGGCAAGTCGTGGGCTGCGTTCCACCCACCCGTGGTGGGTGCGGCGCTCGAGCAGGTCGAGGCTGCCCGGCGACTGCCCGGTCATGACTCGCGCCTGGTCGCGGACGTGGCCGATTGGGTCCAGGAGCGGTTGGTGTTGTTCGCCGCCGACGAACCCGTCCTTGTCCACGGCGATTTGCATGGATCTAATGTGATCGTCGACCGTGGACGTGTCACCGGTCTCATCGACTTCGCCGAGGCGTTGGCTCAGCCGGCGGATGTCGAGCTCGATACCATCCTGCGCTGGTGTGCGAGGGCGCGAGAGTTCCCACCCACACCCGATGAACAGGGGCTCGACGAGACCATACTCACAGAGGTTCCCGGATGGCTGCACGGCGCATATCCGGAGCTGTTCGAGCGCGAGCATCTGCGCGAGCGGTTGAACTTCTATGACATGTACGGGGAGCTCGTGCTATACGCACGCCACCCCCAGCCTGACGAACGCGAAGCGGCGCAGGACCGCATCACTCGCCTGCTCTCCGGCCACAACCATCTAGAAGGACTCATCTGGTAG
- a CDS encoding NUDIX hydrolase has translation MSPAPLHSVSVAAAVLDPQGRVLAIRRRDNGHWEPPGGVLELEESIHDGLRREVKEETGLRVEPDALTGVYKNMNRGIVALVFRCHLAGGTEQTSVETDRVAWLTPDQIRDRMSEAYAIRLLDALPTEEPRPAIRSHDGERVTN, from the coding sequence ATGTCCCCAGCCCCGCTCCACTCCGTCAGCGTCGCCGCAGCCGTCCTCGACCCACAAGGACGGGTCCTGGCCATCCGACGCCGCGACAACGGCCACTGGGAACCACCCGGCGGCGTCCTCGAGCTCGAGGAATCCATCCACGACGGCCTCCGCAGAGAGGTCAAAGAGGAGACCGGCCTCCGCGTCGAACCCGACGCACTCACCGGCGTCTACAAGAACATGAACCGCGGAATCGTCGCCCTCGTCTTCCGCTGCCACCTCGCCGGCGGAACCGAGCAGACCAGCGTCGAGACCGACCGCGTCGCCTGGCTCACACCAGATCAGATCCGCGACCGCATGAGCGAGGCCTACGCCATCCGCCTCCTCGACGCCCTTCCTACAGAAGAGCCCCGGCCAGCCATCCGCAGTCACGACGGCGAACGCGTCACAAACTAG
- a CDS encoding GntR family transcriptional regulator, producing MVTGGVDTASDRPVYKQIADLLRSSIERGDLGPGERLPSETELMKRYGVAQGTVRQAVGLLRSEGVVIAEHGRGVFVRARPRLRRLAHDRFARRHRGGSLCLRR from the coding sequence ATGGTCACGGGCGGCGTGGACACGGCCAGTGACCGGCCTGTCTACAAGCAGATCGCCGACTTGCTCCGGTCCTCGATCGAGCGAGGCGATCTCGGTCCCGGTGAGCGGTTGCCGAGTGAGACCGAGTTGATGAAGCGGTACGGCGTGGCGCAGGGGACTGTGCGCCAGGCTGTGGGCCTGCTGCGGAGTGAGGGTGTGGTGATCGCCGAACACGGTCGTGGCGTGTTCGTCCGTGCGCGTCCTCGGTTGCGTCGCTTGGCGCATGACCGGTTCGCTCGTCGGCACCGAGGCGGGTCACTCTGCCTACGACGCTGA
- a CDS encoding GntR family transcriptional regulator: MTGSLVGTEAGHSAYDAEAEKVTPFVDSIRVYPDKAPADIAQRLGLRKGAEVLVRSRRYLSDGQPTETATSYIPWELAKGTPMVETNPGPGGIYARIEEGGHQLGRFTEDVTARMPTPDEVKVLRLAPGSPVIGLVRTAYDVDDQAVEVCDTVMSADLYVLSYELPAS, translated from the coding sequence ATGACCGGTTCGCTCGTCGGCACCGAGGCGGGTCACTCTGCCTACGACGCTGAGGCGGAGAAGGTGACGCCCTTCGTCGACTCGATCCGTGTCTACCCCGACAAGGCCCCGGCTGACATCGCGCAGCGCCTGGGCCTGCGCAAGGGTGCCGAGGTGCTCGTTCGTAGCCGGCGGTACCTCAGCGACGGCCAGCCCACGGAGACGGCGACCTCCTACATTCCGTGGGAACTGGCCAAGGGCACGCCGATGGTGGAGACCAACCCAGGCCCGGGCGGTATCTACGCCCGGATCGAGGAAGGCGGCCACCAGCTCGGCCGGTTCACAGAGGACGTTACGGCGAGGATGCCGACGCCGGACGAGGTGAAGGTCCTTCGCCTTGCACCTGGCTCGCCGGTGATCGGCCTGGTTCGCACGGCCTACGACGTCGACGACCAGGCGGTGGAGGTCTGCGACACGGTGATGTCGGCCGACCTGTACGTCCTCAGCTACGAACTTCCCGCCTCCTGA
- a CDS encoding tyrosine-type recombinase/integrase: MANEHAFPHGVYAFTSTEVKPARDFEKSTRDSPVQMIDRDTDLPVWTFDVLDADPNAEGKNAAITVRILSKYQPTLPEAPAGSPFRPVEFECLTGTPYVDSQRCTGNGPGPHRCRSRLAWSWRASAIVAPQPTSAARGPIVRKALTDAVRVDEVLASNPAERAKRPRRTRPPVGSVWSAEELRIFLRATSAHRLSAFFHLAAYTGARRGELLNLRWSDVDLDGSEIRIRGSAAVIAGERVEGTTKGGRASAS, encoded by the coding sequence GTGGCGAACGAGCACGCGTTCCCGCATGGGGTGTACGCGTTCACCTCTACGGAGGTGAAGCCCGCCAGGGACTTTGAGAAGTCCACGCGGGACAGCCCGGTGCAGATGATCGACCGGGACACCGATCTTCCGGTGTGGACGTTCGACGTGCTGGATGCGGATCCGAACGCGGAGGGCAAGAACGCCGCGATCACGGTGCGGATCCTGTCGAAGTATCAGCCGACGTTGCCGGAGGCGCCGGCTGGGTCGCCGTTCCGGCCGGTGGAGTTCGAGTGCCTGACCGGTACCCCGTACGTGGACTCCCAGCGGTGCACCGGCAACGGCCCGGGCCCGCACCGCTGCAGGTCGAGGCTGGCGTGGTCGTGGCGGGCGAGCGCGATCGTTGCGCCCCAGCCGACGAGTGCGGCGCGTGGCCCGATTGTCCGTAAGGCCCTCACGGATGCGGTGCGCGTCGACGAGGTTCTTGCGTCCAACCCGGCGGAGCGGGCCAAGCGGCCACGCAGGACCCGGCCCCCGGTTGGGTCGGTGTGGTCGGCCGAGGAGTTGCGGATCTTCCTTCGAGCGACGTCTGCGCATCGCCTGTCGGCGTTCTTTCATCTGGCCGCGTACACCGGTGCTCGTCGCGGCGAGTTGCTCAACCTGCGGTGGTCAGACGTCGACCTCGACGGGTCGGAGATCAGGATCCGGGGATCCGCGGCGGTCATCGCGGGTGAGCGTGTCGAGGGAACGACGAAGGGTGGGCGCGCGAGCGCCTCGTGA
- a CDS encoding FAD-dependent oxidoreductase, with protein MANGSAADPARTTASATDRAPARLRRPSVTCVVVGGGPGGMIAAYLLARAGVRVTLLEAHADFDRNFRGDTLHPATLELLDTLGLADELLRLDHYRARYFRFHTPTATITTTDYGRLRTRFPYVALMPQDRFLDFMAAKAAELPTFTLRRQARVTGLLEDEDGVVQGVRYRGPDGEHELPARLVIGADGRFSRLRRLADMPAESFGAGADVLWFELPRRPRSDPPDADVSLYFGVGGYVGVLGRTETWQVGYTIPKGKYAQAREAGVVPIQDFIRRWVPWLADRAHLLADWSRLTLLSVDIARVERWHRPGLLLIGDAAHVISPVGGNGILMAIQDAVTVANVLARPLRQRGLVSDAELARVQENREPAIISVQRQQIRTERRSAATLRADKAFRPPLPLRLITEVPLVRWLSARSNAYGPRTPRLDESVLTSPPVGRGAS; from the coding sequence ATGGCGAACGGCTCGGCTGCCGACCCGGCTCGCACGACCGCGTCCGCCACCGATCGTGCCCCCGCCCGCCTCCGGCGACCGTCGGTCACCTGCGTTGTCGTCGGCGGCGGGCCGGGCGGCATGATCGCCGCCTACCTCCTCGCCCGGGCGGGAGTCCGGGTGACCCTGCTGGAGGCGCACGCCGACTTCGACCGCAACTTCCGCGGCGACACCCTCCACCCGGCCACCCTGGAGCTCCTGGACACCCTCGGCCTGGCCGACGAGCTCCTCCGGCTCGACCACTACCGCGCCCGGTACTTCCGCTTCCACACCCCCACCGCGACGATCACCACCACCGACTACGGCCGCCTGCGCACCCGCTTCCCGTACGTCGCGCTGATGCCACAGGACCGCTTCCTCGACTTCATGGCCGCCAAGGCGGCGGAGTTGCCGACGTTCACGTTGCGGAGGCAGGCCCGGGTCACCGGCCTGCTGGAGGACGAGGACGGCGTGGTCCAGGGTGTGCGCTACCGCGGACCGGACGGAGAGCACGAGCTTCCGGCCCGGCTGGTGATCGGCGCGGACGGCAGGTTCTCCCGGCTGCGGAGGCTGGCCGACATGCCCGCGGAGTCGTTCGGCGCCGGCGCGGACGTGCTGTGGTTCGAGCTGCCCCGCCGACCGCGGAGCGACCCGCCGGACGCGGACGTCTCGCTGTACTTCGGCGTCGGCGGGTACGTCGGAGTCCTCGGCCGCACCGAGACCTGGCAGGTCGGCTACACGATCCCCAAGGGGAAGTACGCGCAGGCCCGTGAGGCAGGCGTCGTACCCATCCAGGACTTCATCCGCCGCTGGGTGCCGTGGCTGGCCGACCGGGCACATCTGCTCGCCGACTGGTCCCGGCTGACGCTGCTGTCGGTCGACATCGCCCGCGTGGAGCGCTGGCACCGCCCGGGACTGCTGCTCATCGGCGACGCCGCACACGTGATCTCACCGGTCGGCGGCAACGGCATCCTGATGGCCATCCAGGACGCGGTGACGGTGGCCAACGTGCTGGCCCGCCCGCTCCGCCAACGGGGGCTTGTCAGCGACGCCGAACTCGCCCGCGTCCAGGAGAACCGTGAGCCCGCGATCATCTCCGTCCAGCGCCAGCAGATCCGCACCGAACGCCGGTCGGCGGCCACCCTGCGCGCGGACAAGGCGTTCCGGCCACCGCTGCCGCTGCGCCTGATCACCGAGGTTCCGTTGGTGCGCTGGCTGAGCGCCCGGTCCAACGCCTACGGCCCGCGAACACCCCGCCTGGACGAGTCCGTCCTGACGTCGCCCCCGGTCGGCAGGGGGGCGTCGTGA
- a CDS encoding polyprenyl synthetase family protein, with amino-acid sequence MTDDFDRAVDAYLRDLLAAEATPWTDGLAVRLTDRAGDRLGELLADLCASLTGGKRLRPAFCHWGFVGVDGTPPGDTAVRAAAALELLHTFALVHDDVMDGSSSRRGAPALHATLLARHSCHGWRGDPRRFGAGLAVLVGDLAFTLAHRIAAGLPDSAARTWHQMCTELVVGQHLDMLGSATGERDADYATSVATLKSGRYTVVRPLQLGACLAGGSRSLMAAYAEYGGPLGVAFQLRDDLLGAFGDSAATGKPVGEDLREGRPTLLLAVAAERAGPTDRRLLDRVGDPDLDDDEVAALTAVLRRTGADVEVEQQVKLAVDRALLALERGPVHPRAVPALRALAEEAAWRQR; translated from the coding sequence TTGACCGACGACTTCGACCGCGCGGTCGACGCCTACCTGCGGGACCTGCTTGCCGCCGAGGCGACGCCGTGGACGGACGGGCTCGCCGTACGGTTGACCGACCGGGCAGGTGACCGGCTGGGCGAGCTGCTCGCCGACCTGTGTGCCAGCCTTACCGGCGGCAAGCGGTTGCGGCCGGCGTTCTGCCACTGGGGTTTCGTGGGCGTGGACGGTACGCCACCGGGCGACACGGCAGTCCGCGCCGCCGCCGCCCTCGAACTCCTGCACACGTTCGCGCTCGTCCACGACGACGTGATGGACGGCTCATCCTCACGGCGCGGCGCACCCGCGCTGCACGCCACCCTGCTCGCCCGGCACTCCTGCCACGGCTGGCGCGGCGACCCGCGGCGGTTCGGCGCGGGCCTGGCGGTGCTGGTCGGCGACCTCGCGTTCACGCTGGCCCACCGGATCGCCGCCGGCCTGCCCGATTCGGCCGCGCGGACCTGGCACCAGATGTGTACCGAACTCGTGGTCGGGCAGCACCTGGACATGCTGGGCAGCGCAACCGGCGAACGCGACGCCGACTACGCCACGTCCGTCGCGACCCTGAAGTCCGGTCGCTACACAGTCGTCCGTCCGCTGCAGCTCGGGGCCTGCCTCGCGGGTGGATCGAGGTCGCTCATGGCGGCGTACGCCGAGTACGGAGGTCCGCTCGGCGTCGCGTTCCAGCTGCGGGACGACCTGCTCGGCGCGTTCGGCGACAGCGCCGCCACCGGAAAACCGGTCGGTGAGGATCTGCGGGAGGGCCGGCCGACCCTGCTGCTGGCGGTAGCCGCCGAACGCGCCGGGCCCACCGACCGCCGGTTGCTGGACCGCGTGGGCGACCCCGACCTGGACGACGACGAGGTCGCCGCGCTGACCGCCGTACTCCGCCGAACCGGCGCCGATGTCGAGGTCGAGCAGCAGGTCAAGCTGGCCGTCGACCGCGCACTGCTGGCCCTGGAGCGGGGGCCGGTCCACCCGAGGGCGGTGCCCGCCCTGCGCGCGCTCGCCGAGGAGGCCGCGTGGCGGCAGCGATGA